One segment of Syngnathus typhle isolate RoL2023-S1 ecotype Sweden linkage group LG9, RoL_Styp_1.0, whole genome shotgun sequence DNA contains the following:
- the piga gene encoding phosphatidylinositol N-acetylglucosaminyltransferase subunit A isoform X1 produces MSHRRRTAAFNHASQAVSGPPSESIKTATKTHNICMVSDFFYPNMGGVESHIYLLSQCLIEKGHKVVIVTHAYGHRKGVRYLTNGLKVYYLPLQVMYNQSTTTTFIHSMPLLRSVFVRERITVVHSHSSFSAMAHDALFHAKTMGLNTVFTDHSLFGFADVSSVLTNKLLTVSLCDTNHIVCVSYTSKENTVLRAGLDPEIVSVIPNAVEHSDFTPDPSQRHDDRITIVVISRLVYRKGIDLLSGIIPELCLKHPDLHFLIGGEGPKRLVLEEVREKYHLHDRVRLLGALEHKDVRGVLVQGHIFLNTSLTEAFCMAIVEGASCGLQVVSTRVGGIPEVLPEDLITLCEPTVQSLCAGLETVIERHRSGSVPTPASVHARVRNLYTWRNVAERTEKVYDRVCGEEVLPLNRRLRRLRTHCGPVAGSIFAFVAVLDFLFLLLLQWLLPDRLMDVAVDASGPLGLWQQQPSKSNDKTLLKRLVK; encoded by the exons ATGAGCCACAGAAGAAGGACAGCAGCTTTCAATCATGCATCTCAGGCCGTCTCTGGGCCCCCATCTGAGTCCATCAAAACCGCCACAAAGACGCACAACATTTGCATGGTGTCTGACTTCTTCTATCCCAACATGGGAGGAGTGGAGAGTCACATATACCTCCTGTCCCAGTGTCTGATTGAGAAGGGACATAAGGTGGTGATTGTCACTCATGCCTACGGTCACAGGAAAGGCGTGAGGTATCTGACCAATGGCCTTAAGGTCTACTACCTGCCTCTGCAGGTGATGTACAACcagtccaccaccaccaccttcatCCACAGCATGCCACTCCTGCGCAGTGTGTTTGTCAGGGAGCGCATCACCGTGGTGCACTCGCACAGCTCGTTTTCTGCTATGGCCCACGATGCTTTGTTCCATGCTAAGACTATGGGCCTAAACACG GTGTTTACTGACCACTCGCTCTTTGGCTTTGCCGACGTGAGCTCAGTGCTGACCAATAAGCTCCTGACAGTGTCGCTGTGCGATACCAACCACATCGTGTGCGTCTCCTACACCAGCAAGGAAAACACTGTGCTGCGCGCAGGGCTCGATCCGGAGATCGTGTCCGTCATTCCCAACGCGGTCGAGCACAGCGACTTCACGCCCGACCCGTCTCAACGCCATGACGACAGGATCACCATTGTTGTGATCAGTCGCCTTGTCTACCGCAAAG GCATTGATCTTCTCAGTGGAATCATCCCCGAACTCTGCCTCAAACATCCAGATCTGCATTTCCTCATTGGTGGAGAGGGGCCCAAAAGACTTGTGCTGGAGGAAGTGAGGGAGAAATACCATCTGCATGACAG GGTGCGCCTTTTGGGGGCTCTGGAACATAAAGATGTCCGAGGAGTTCTGGTGCAgggtcacatcttccttaacaCGTCACTCACAGAAGCTTTCTGCATGGCCATTGTGGAGGGAGCCAGTTGTGGACTGCAG GTTGTCAGCACTCGTGTTGGTGGGATTCCTGAGGTTCTACCAGAGGACTTGATCACGCTTTGTGAGCCAACGGTGCAGTCGCTGTGTGCCGGGCTGGAAACGGTCATAGAGCGACACCGCTCTGGCTCAGTACCCACGCCCGCCTCCGTTCACGCTCGGGTGCGGAACCTCTACACCTGGAGAAACGTTGCGGAGAGGACTGAAAAG GTGTATGACCGAGTATGCGGCGAGGAGGTGCTCCCCCTCAACCGACGCCTCCGGAGGCTCAGGACTCACTGCGGCCCAGTGGCCGGCTCCATCTTTGCCTTTGTGGCGGTTCTAGACTTCCTCTTCCTTTTGCTTCTCCAATGGTTGCTGCCCGACAGGCTCATGGACGTGGCCGTGGATGCTAGCGGTCCTCTTGGACTGTGGCAGCAACAACCAAGCAAGAGTAACGACAAAACTTTGTTGAAAAGACTCGTCAAGTAA
- the piga gene encoding phosphatidylinositol N-acetylglucosaminyltransferase subunit A isoform X2, protein MSHRRRTAAFNHASQAVSGPPSESIKTATKTHNICMVSDFFYPNMGGVESHIYLLSQCLIEKGHKVMYNQSTTTTFIHSMPLLRSVFVRERITVVHSHSSFSAMAHDALFHAKTMGLNTVFTDHSLFGFADVSSVLTNKLLTVSLCDTNHIVCVSYTSKENTVLRAGLDPEIVSVIPNAVEHSDFTPDPSQRHDDRITIVVISRLVYRKGIDLLSGIIPELCLKHPDLHFLIGGEGPKRLVLEEVREKYHLHDRVRLLGALEHKDVRGVLVQGHIFLNTSLTEAFCMAIVEGASCGLQVVSTRVGGIPEVLPEDLITLCEPTVQSLCAGLETVIERHRSGSVPTPASVHARVRNLYTWRNVAERTEKVYDRVCGEEVLPLNRRLRRLRTHCGPVAGSIFAFVAVLDFLFLLLLQWLLPDRLMDVAVDASGPLGLWQQQPSKSNDKTLLKRLVK, encoded by the exons ATGAGCCACAGAAGAAGGACAGCAGCTTTCAATCATGCATCTCAGGCCGTCTCTGGGCCCCCATCTGAGTCCATCAAAACCGCCACAAAGACGCACAACATTTGCATGGTGTCTGACTTCTTCTATCCCAACATGGGAGGAGTGGAGAGTCACATATACCTCCTGTCCCAGTGTCTGATTGAGAAGGGACATAAG GTGATGTACAACcagtccaccaccaccaccttcatCCACAGCATGCCACTCCTGCGCAGTGTGTTTGTCAGGGAGCGCATCACCGTGGTGCACTCGCACAGCTCGTTTTCTGCTATGGCCCACGATGCTTTGTTCCATGCTAAGACTATGGGCCTAAACACG GTGTTTACTGACCACTCGCTCTTTGGCTTTGCCGACGTGAGCTCAGTGCTGACCAATAAGCTCCTGACAGTGTCGCTGTGCGATACCAACCACATCGTGTGCGTCTCCTACACCAGCAAGGAAAACACTGTGCTGCGCGCAGGGCTCGATCCGGAGATCGTGTCCGTCATTCCCAACGCGGTCGAGCACAGCGACTTCACGCCCGACCCGTCTCAACGCCATGACGACAGGATCACCATTGTTGTGATCAGTCGCCTTGTCTACCGCAAAG GCATTGATCTTCTCAGTGGAATCATCCCCGAACTCTGCCTCAAACATCCAGATCTGCATTTCCTCATTGGTGGAGAGGGGCCCAAAAGACTTGTGCTGGAGGAAGTGAGGGAGAAATACCATCTGCATGACAG GGTGCGCCTTTTGGGGGCTCTGGAACATAAAGATGTCCGAGGAGTTCTGGTGCAgggtcacatcttccttaacaCGTCACTCACAGAAGCTTTCTGCATGGCCATTGTGGAGGGAGCCAGTTGTGGACTGCAG GTTGTCAGCACTCGTGTTGGTGGGATTCCTGAGGTTCTACCAGAGGACTTGATCACGCTTTGTGAGCCAACGGTGCAGTCGCTGTGTGCCGGGCTGGAAACGGTCATAGAGCGACACCGCTCTGGCTCAGTACCCACGCCCGCCTCCGTTCACGCTCGGGTGCGGAACCTCTACACCTGGAGAAACGTTGCGGAGAGGACTGAAAAG GTGTATGACCGAGTATGCGGCGAGGAGGTGCTCCCCCTCAACCGACGCCTCCGGAGGCTCAGGACTCACTGCGGCCCAGTGGCCGGCTCCATCTTTGCCTTTGTGGCGGTTCTAGACTTCCTCTTCCTTTTGCTTCTCCAATGGTTGCTGCCCGACAGGCTCATGGACGTGGCCGTGGATGCTAGCGGTCCTCTTGGACTGTGGCAGCAACAACCAAGCAAGAGTAACGACAAAACTTTGTTGAAAAGACTCGTCAAGTAA
- the LOC133159501 gene encoding amyloid-beta A4 protein-like isoform X2, translating to MGAHKAFVLLLAATLTVSSEVPADDSAGLLTEPQVAMFCGKPNMHINVQSGNWELDPSGSVSCIATKEGILKYCQEVYPELQITNVVEANQPVSIQNWCKKGRKQCRSHNHIVVPYRCLVGEFVSDALLVPDKCKFLHKEFMDQCESHLHWHAVAKESCGDHATNLHDYGLLMPCGIDLYRGVEFVCCPIEAEEESDSAAIDGEESDVWWGGAEPENNDNGMAELTDTEPAAVDEEEDDEEDDEDTFERDENDDEEIDEEEEEEDDDMTNERDSDERDASVAMTTTTTESIEEVVRVPTMAPSPPDAVDQYLESPGDDSEHGDFQRAKESLEAKHREKLSQVMKEWEEAERKAKNLPRAEKKAVIQHFQEKVEALEQEAAGERQQLVETHMARVEALLNSRRRMALENYLSALQADPPRPRQVLSLLKKYVRAEQKDRQHTVKHYEHVRIVDPRKAAQIRPQVLTHLRVIDERMNQSLGLLYKVPNVASEIHSQVSVIVKRVQSELSQQVSSLQSDSRVDGRMSYGNDALMPDQAYSSAPVDLGLGGLGFIHPESFNQPNTENHVEPVDARPLPDRGLPTRPVSALKPEEMPQVRVETEERQSAGYEVHHQKLVFFAEDVGSNKGAIIGLMVGGVVIATVIVITLVMLRKKQYTSIHHGVIEVDAAVTPEERHLAKMQQNGYENPTYKFFEQIHN from the exons ATGGGGGCACATAAGGCGTTTGTGCTCTTACTTGCGGCGACCTTGACGGTCTCATCTGAG GTCCCTGCTGATGACTCAGCGGGCTTGCTGACCGAGCCTCAGGTTGCCATGTTCTGTGGCAAGCCCAACATGCACATCAATGTGCAGAGTGGCAACTGGGAGCTAGACCCTTCAGGCTCCGTAAGCTGCATCGCCACCAAGGAAGGCATCCTGAAATACTGCCAAGAG GTGTATCCAGAACTTCAGATCACTAATGTCGTGGAGGCCAACCAGCCTGTCAGCATCCAAAACTGGTGCAAAAAAGGCCGCAAGCAGTGCCGCAGTCACAATCACATCGTGGTGCCCTACCGCTGCTTGG TCGGGGAGTTTGTGAGCGATGCCTTGCTGGTTCCAGACAAGTGTAAGTTCTTGCACAAGGAATTCATGGACCAGTGCGAAAGCCATCTGCACTGGCACGCTGTGGCCAAAGAG TCCTGTGGAGACCACGCCACCAATCTCCATGACTACGGGCTGCTGATGCCGTGCGGTATTGATCTTTACCGAGGGGTGGAGTTTGTGTGCTGCCCAATCGAAGCCGAGGAAGAGTCCGATAGCGCGGCGATCGATGGTGAAGAGTCGGACGTCTGGTGGGGCGGAGCTGAGCCTGAGAACAACGATAATGG CATGGCGGAGCTGACGGACACGGAGCCGGCTGCTGTtgatgaggaagaggatgatgaggaagatgatgaagacACTTTTGAAAGGGACGAGAATGACGATGAAGAAAttgacgaggaggaagaggaggaagacgatGACATGACCAACGAGCGGGATAGCGACGAGCGCGACGCTAGCGTCGCCATGACAACCACCACCACCGAATCCATTGAGGAGGTGGTTCGAG TGCCCACTATGGCGCCCAGCCCCCCAGACGCCGTGGACCAGTACCTCGAGTCCCCCGGCGACGACAGTGAGCACGGCGACTTCCAGAGGGCAAAGGAAAGCCTGGAGGCCAAGCATCGGGAAAAACTGTCCCAG GTGATGAAGGAATGGGAGGAGGCTGAGAGGAAGGCTAAGAACCTCCCACGTGCTGAAAAGAAAGCTGTCATTCAG CACTTCCAGGAGAAGGTGGAGGCCCTGGAGCAGGAGGCGGCCGGCGAGAGGCAGCAGCTGGTGGAAACCCACATGGCCCGCGTAGAGGCTTTGCTCAACAGTCGCCGACGCATGGCCCTGGAAAACTACCTGAGTGCACTGCAGGCCGACCCGCCACGG CCTCGTCAGGTGCTGAGTCTGCTGAAGAAATACGTTCGGGCAGAGCAGAAGGATCGCCAGCACACAGTCAAACATTACGAGCACGTCCGAATCGTCGACCCGAGGAAGGCGGCGCAGATTCGGCCTCAG GTTTTGACCCACCTGCGTGTGATCGACGAAAGGATGAACCAGTCGCTGGGTTTGCTGTACAAGGTGCCCAACGTGGCCAGCGAGATCCACAGCCAAGTCT CTGTCATCGTGAAACGAGTTCAGTCCGAGCTTTCTCAGCAAGTGTCCTCCCTGCAGAGTGACAGCAGG GTGGACGGCAGGATGAGCTACGGCAACGACGCGCTCATGCCCGACCAGGCGTACAGCTCGGCTCCCGTGGACCTCGGCCTCGGCGGTTTGGGTTTCATCCACCCCGAGAGCTTCAACCAGCCCAACACTGAGAACCACG TTGAGCCAGTCGATGCCCGCCCACTTCCAGATCGAGGACTGCCCACACGGCCTG TGTCTGCACTGAAGCCAGAAGAGATGCCCCAAGTGCGTGTGGAGACCGAAGAGAGGCAAAGTGCTGGTTATGAAGTCCACCATCAAAAACTG GTCTTTTTTGCCGAGGACGTGGGCTCCAACAAAGGCGCCATCATTGGGCTGATGGTGGGAGGCGTCGTCATAGCGACCGTCATTGTTATCACCCTGGTGATGCTGAGGAAGAAGCAATACACTTCTATTCACCATGGTGTCATCGAG GTGGACGCGGCAGTGACGCCCGAGGAGCGTCACCTGGCCAAGATGCAGCAGAACGGCTACGAGAATCCCACCTACAAGTTCTTTGAGCAGATCCACAACTAA
- the LOC133159501 gene encoding amyloid-beta A4 protein-like isoform X1, translated as MGAHKAFVLLLAATLTVSSEVPADDSAGLLTEPQVAMFCGKPNMHINVQSGNWELDPSGSVSCIATKEGILKYCQEVYPELQITNVVEANQPVSIQNWCKKGRKQCRSHNHIVVPYRCLVGEFVSDALLVPDKCKFLHKEFMDQCESHLHWHAVAKESCGDHATNLHDYGLLMPCGIDLYRGVEFVCCPIEAEEESDSAAIDGEESDVWWGGAEPENNDNGMAELTDTEPAAVDEEEDDEEDDEDTFERDENDDEEIDEEEEEEDDDMTNERDSDERDASVAMTTTTTESIEEVVRAACWARADSGPCHDMLERWYFIPEKALCAPFLFGGCGGNRNNFDSEEYCLAVCSSSLPTMAPSPPDAVDQYLESPGDDSEHGDFQRAKESLEAKHREKLSQVMKEWEEAERKAKNLPRAEKKAVIQHFQEKVEALEQEAAGERQQLVETHMARVEALLNSRRRMALENYLSALQADPPRPRQVLSLLKKYVRAEQKDRQHTVKHYEHVRIVDPRKAAQIRPQVLTHLRVIDERMNQSLGLLYKVPNVASEIHSQVSVIVKRVQSELSQQVSSLQSDSRVDGRMSYGNDALMPDQAYSSAPVDLGLGGLGFIHPESFNQPNTENHVEPVDARPLPDRGLPTRPVSALKPEEMPQVRVETEERQSAGYEVHHQKLVFFAEDVGSNKGAIIGLMVGGVVIATVIVITLVMLRKKQYTSIHHGVIEVDAAVTPEERHLAKMQQNGYENPTYKFFEQIHN; from the exons ATGGGGGCACATAAGGCGTTTGTGCTCTTACTTGCGGCGACCTTGACGGTCTCATCTGAG GTCCCTGCTGATGACTCAGCGGGCTTGCTGACCGAGCCTCAGGTTGCCATGTTCTGTGGCAAGCCCAACATGCACATCAATGTGCAGAGTGGCAACTGGGAGCTAGACCCTTCAGGCTCCGTAAGCTGCATCGCCACCAAGGAAGGCATCCTGAAATACTGCCAAGAG GTGTATCCAGAACTTCAGATCACTAATGTCGTGGAGGCCAACCAGCCTGTCAGCATCCAAAACTGGTGCAAAAAAGGCCGCAAGCAGTGCCGCAGTCACAATCACATCGTGGTGCCCTACCGCTGCTTGG TCGGGGAGTTTGTGAGCGATGCCTTGCTGGTTCCAGACAAGTGTAAGTTCTTGCACAAGGAATTCATGGACCAGTGCGAAAGCCATCTGCACTGGCACGCTGTGGCCAAAGAG TCCTGTGGAGACCACGCCACCAATCTCCATGACTACGGGCTGCTGATGCCGTGCGGTATTGATCTTTACCGAGGGGTGGAGTTTGTGTGCTGCCCAATCGAAGCCGAGGAAGAGTCCGATAGCGCGGCGATCGATGGTGAAGAGTCGGACGTCTGGTGGGGCGGAGCTGAGCCTGAGAACAACGATAATGG CATGGCGGAGCTGACGGACACGGAGCCGGCTGCTGTtgatgaggaagaggatgatgaggaagatgatgaagacACTTTTGAAAGGGACGAGAATGACGATGAAGAAAttgacgaggaggaagaggaggaagacgatGACATGACCAACGAGCGGGATAGCGACGAGCGCGACGCTAGCGTCGCCATGACAACCACCACCACCGAATCCATTGAGGAGGTGGTTCGAG CCGCTTGTTGGGCACGCGCCGACTCAGGCCCATGTCACGACATGCTGGAGCGCTGGTACTTCATACCTGAAAAGGCCCTCTGCGCCCCCTTCCTGTTTGGGGGCTGCGGGGGAAACAGGAATAACTTTGATTCCGAGGAATACTGCCTAGCTGTCTGCAGCAGCTCGC TGCCCACTATGGCGCCCAGCCCCCCAGACGCCGTGGACCAGTACCTCGAGTCCCCCGGCGACGACAGTGAGCACGGCGACTTCCAGAGGGCAAAGGAAAGCCTGGAGGCCAAGCATCGGGAAAAACTGTCCCAG GTGATGAAGGAATGGGAGGAGGCTGAGAGGAAGGCTAAGAACCTCCCACGTGCTGAAAAGAAAGCTGTCATTCAG CACTTCCAGGAGAAGGTGGAGGCCCTGGAGCAGGAGGCGGCCGGCGAGAGGCAGCAGCTGGTGGAAACCCACATGGCCCGCGTAGAGGCTTTGCTCAACAGTCGCCGACGCATGGCCCTGGAAAACTACCTGAGTGCACTGCAGGCCGACCCGCCACGG CCTCGTCAGGTGCTGAGTCTGCTGAAGAAATACGTTCGGGCAGAGCAGAAGGATCGCCAGCACACAGTCAAACATTACGAGCACGTCCGAATCGTCGACCCGAGGAAGGCGGCGCAGATTCGGCCTCAG GTTTTGACCCACCTGCGTGTGATCGACGAAAGGATGAACCAGTCGCTGGGTTTGCTGTACAAGGTGCCCAACGTGGCCAGCGAGATCCACAGCCAAGTCT CTGTCATCGTGAAACGAGTTCAGTCCGAGCTTTCTCAGCAAGTGTCCTCCCTGCAGAGTGACAGCAGG GTGGACGGCAGGATGAGCTACGGCAACGACGCGCTCATGCCCGACCAGGCGTACAGCTCGGCTCCCGTGGACCTCGGCCTCGGCGGTTTGGGTTTCATCCACCCCGAGAGCTTCAACCAGCCCAACACTGAGAACCACG TTGAGCCAGTCGATGCCCGCCCACTTCCAGATCGAGGACTGCCCACACGGCCTG TGTCTGCACTGAAGCCAGAAGAGATGCCCCAAGTGCGTGTGGAGACCGAAGAGAGGCAAAGTGCTGGTTATGAAGTCCACCATCAAAAACTG GTCTTTTTTGCCGAGGACGTGGGCTCCAACAAAGGCGCCATCATTGGGCTGATGGTGGGAGGCGTCGTCATAGCGACCGTCATTGTTATCACCCTGGTGATGCTGAGGAAGAAGCAATACACTTCTATTCACCATGGTGTCATCGAG GTGGACGCGGCAGTGACGCCCGAGGAGCGTCACCTGGCCAAGATGCAGCAGAACGGCTACGAGAATCCCACCTACAAGTTCTTTGAGCAGATCCACAACTAA
- the LOC133159511 gene encoding lanC-like protein 3, with the protein MENTRCFANRFSDYSKGALLPDHGVETVVPAVVATVDKILQKVPISLDDCDGGLYDGPAGVAYMLYHVSECPLFSERRDTYLKAAKRIIDVSVRYVDAEPDRNMRAAFLLGGAGVYATAAMIYKSMGLADFVKPLTKFRNLWEICAPIHFLECGSDELFVGRAGYLCAALVLKQKLGIEILSKDQIKSICRAIIESGKQYARKKRKPFPLMYSYYGTEYLGAAHGLSSILQMLLSYQELLSGADKDLVWQSVDFLMNQEQNCNWPAELGAIIERENELVHWCHGAPGVAYLFAKAYMINKKPQYLDTCIRSGELVWQKGLLKKGPGICHGVAGSAYVFLLLFRLTGYSKYIYRAQRFAEFLFTEEFKTGSRSVTSVCSLFEGLSGTVCFLVDLLQPEQAEFPLFSVFD; encoded by the exons ATGGAGAACACACGCTGCTTCGCCAACCGCTTTTCCGACTACAGCAAGGGCGCGCTGCTGCCAGACCACGGGGTCGAGACGGTGGTTCCGGCCGTTGTGGCTACGGTGGACAAAATCCTCCAAAAGGTCCCCATATCCCTGGACGACTGCGACGGCGGGCTGTACGACGGTCCAGCCGGCGTGGCGTACATGCTTTACCACGTCAGCGAGTGTCCGCTGTTCTCGGAGCGGCGCGACACGTACCTGAAGGCGGCCAAGCGCATCATTGACGTCTCGGTGCGCTATGTGGACGCCGAGCCGGACAGAAACATGCGCGCCGCATTCCTACTCGGCGGGGCGGGCGTTTACGCCACGGCCGCGATGATCTACAAGTCCATGGGTTTGGCTGACTTCGTCAAGCCACTGACGAAATTTCGCAATTTGTGGGAAATATGCGCGCCCATTCATTTCCTGGAGTGCGGATCTGATGAGTTGTTTGTGGGCCGGGCAGGTTACCTGTGCGCCGCCCTGGTCCTCAAACAGAAGCTGGGCATTGAG attctCAGCAAGGATCAAATCAAGTCAATCTGCCGGGCCATCATCGAGTCAGGAAAGCAGTATGCCAGGAAGAAGCGAAAGCCTTTCCCCCTCATGTACTCCTACTATGGAACAGAGTATCTCG GCGCTGCCCACGGCTTGTCGTCGATACTGCAGATGTTGCTGAGCTACCAGGAGCTGCTGAGCGGCGCCGACAAGGACCTGGTGTGGCAGAGCGTTGATTTCCTCATGAACCAGGAGCAGAACTGCAACTGGCCCGCCGAGCTGGGCGCGATCATTGAGCGCGAGAACGAGCTTGTCCACTGGTGTCACGGAGCTCCAG GTGTGGCTTATCTCTTCGCCAAGGCTTACATGATCAATAAGAAGCCGCAGTATTTGGACACGTGCATACGCAGTGGCGAGCTGGTGTGGCAGAAAGGTCTTCTGAAGAAAGGACCTGGCATTTGCCACGGCGTAGCCGGCAGCGCTTACGTCTTCCTGTTGCTCTTCCGCCTCACCGGCTACTCCAAATACATCTACCGAGCTCAGAG GTTTGCCGAATTTCTGTTCACGGAAGAGTTCAAGACGGGCTCGCGCTCCGTCACCAGCGTCTGCAGCCTGTTTGAAGGCCTGTCAGGGACCGTCTGCTTCCTGGTGGACCTACTGCAACCGGAGCAGGCTGAATTTCCGCTGTTCAGCGTCTTTGACTGA